The following nucleotide sequence is from Pseudobutyrivibrio ruminis HUN009.
AAAACCAATTGCTACACATACCACATTAATTAGGTATGATAAAGTAAACACCCCGTTCATTATTCAGCATCTCCTCGTCCTGTAATAATTCTCTTCAACTCGGATTTGATAAATGTAGGCTGGAATGGTCTAACTATATAGCCACCAGCTCCCACTTCTCTACACCTCTTTACTGTTTCACTATCATTTAAAGTAGTAACAAACAGAATCGGTATATCCAAGTGTAACTGCTCCCTGATTCTTCTGGCTGTCTCTACGCCATCAAGTCCCGGCATATCAACATCCATTACAATGGCATCAACCGGTTCATTCTTTTCCAGATACTTAAGAGCCTGATTGCCATTTTTTAAAAGAGTCAAGTCGTAGAAGTACTCCAAAATTCCCCTCGCCATTTGGAGATTAGTCATCATGTCATCTACTACCATGACCTTATAACGTTTATAAGCTTGAATCATAACATTACGCTCTTCCTCTGATTCTCGAGAGAAAGAATCTGCACTAGCTGCCGCAACCAAAGTAATATTCAGGTAATCTTTTTCGGTTAGATCGATTGTGGTGCCATCCATAAGTCTGATGATTGGTCGTAAATTGTGGAAGTCACTGTTTTCAACAATAATACAATGTCTACCGTCTGACATAATCATTTCAGTACCCTTAGGATAAAGTGGAACATGCTTGAGAAGCGCCATAACCACGTCCTTATCAAACATTATTCCGCATGCTCCCATCATGTATTCAGAAACCTCATATGCAGAATAAGGATTCTTATACGGCCTCTTTGATAATAGCGCATCAAACACATCTGCCACATGGATGATTTTGGTGTAGTCGGTCATGTCCTCAGCTGTAATCCCTCTAGGATAACCGCTACCGTCAACATTTTCATGGTGAAAAAGCACCGCCACCTTTACATTAGGAGTGACATCCCATCGTTCTTTAATAATATCGTAGCTCATCTGAGCATGGCTTTTCATTATCTGATATTCTTCCTGAGTTAGGCGCCCCTCTTTATTTAAAATCTCACTAGGAATAGACATTTTACCAAGGTCATGAAGGAGTCCGGCCAAAGCCAGTTCTTCAAGAGCCTTTTCGTCATAGTCTAGAGAAAGACCGATAATGGAGCAATACAATGCCACATTGACTGAATGAGAATAAGTATAATCGTCTGTCTCACGCAGGTCATTCATATCAATGGTGATAGAGGCCTTTGAAAGAATCTCCTTAACCATTTCCCTGGCAACTATCATACATCCATCAATATCCTGCCTACGGACACAATCTATACCTTTACCTCGCAAGACTGGCGAGATGATTGGTTCTACTTCGATATCCTTTGAAAGCTCATCTGATATGTATAATCCGTCAAATCCAAGTGATGTCAATCTATCTATGTATTCCTGAGTAAGCTCTGCTTTACCGCCAAGCAAAACTCGCCCATATGAATCAAATACTTCTGAACCAAGCTTCATACCTGGTTCCAACTGTGACATGTTTATATATCTCATAAGACCGCCTTAAAATATTTTATATATTTATATATTATACAACCTTAATTGTAACAAAAAAACCTCAGATTTAAAATCTGAGGTTTAGACGTAACCTTTCCACTATCATTGCTGCTAAAACTCCGATAACAACTCCGGAGATAGTTCCAATGATAACCAAAAATGGCAAATAATAAATCAATCCTGCGGTTTCAAGAACAAGCATAGCCACTATTATTTGTCCTACATTATGAAATACGCCGCCAAGCACACTAACACCTGTGATTGAAAGCTTCTTTGTTTTCATGCCAATAAGCATCATTATGTATGAAAGAGCAGCTCCTGCAATTGAATACATGGTCATAGCAAGATTGCCGAATGTAAGCCCTACCAATAACACTCTTATGATTGATAATACTAGAGCGTCCTTTTTTCCTATTATAAAAAGAGCTACTACCACTGCAAGATTAGCCAGGCCGATTTTAGCCCCAGGAATTCCAATGCTAAATGGAAGCAAAAACTCTATATAAGATAGGACAAAAGCTAGGGCAATAAATAAGCCAAGTAATGCCACCTTATTTGTTTTCATAATCTATACCTCAAGATTATTAATGGGTTGAACCATCAATATCTCTTTCCTCACCATTAACAATTTCAGCTATCAATCCATTAGGAAGACAAACTATCATTTCCTTTGAGTAATGAATATGCATGTGATTTACGCAGATTTGATCTGGACAGCTTGCTTCTGAAATCTGTGCCTCTCCATCCTTTATCTCAAGGACATTATAAGAACCATCTTCAAATTCTATCCTTTCGGTAGTGTCCTTATTAAGCGGATACTTGCCGTATTCCACTCCATCTATAGTAACTAATACATAAGCCTGATTTGCAGTGCTATATTTTTGATACAAGCTCATTCCAAACCAAAATACTACCGCTACCGCAAGAACAGTTACTATTAGTTTTAAATCATTTTTCTTCATAATTACTCTACAATACTTTCTTCAAAATTGTCGGAATAATAAATATTCCCTTCGTGGTCCACCCACATAGCCTCAACTCCGTCGTGGCTGTTTACAAATTCCAAGCCTTCTTCCAAGGTCATATTATACACTGCGGTAGAAAATGCATCTGCCATTCCTGAATCATCTGTAAGAATAGAAACCTGTCCAAATGTATCAGATGGGAAAAGTGTGTCAGGATTGATGATATGACAATAAACTTTTCCATCAACTTCATAGAATCGCTGATAATCACCACTTGAAACTACACACTGTCCATCCTGAATCTCTACAGTTTTGATATATTCCTGTTCACCATCCAAATCTGGATTTTGAATGCCAAGCTTAAAATTAGTACCATCGATTCTACCACCGATACCCTGTACATTTCCACCTAAACTAAGAAGGATATTATTCATACCCTGCTCACGTGCGTACTCTAAAGTCTTTTGAACCGCATACCCCTTTGCAGTGCTTCCCACATCAAGTGACATCTCAGGGTCTGAAAGATACACCGTGTTATTTTCATCATCAATAATGAGATTGTTGATATCAGTATGCTCTGCTGCAGCCTGAAGTTCTTCCATCTCAGGAAGTGTAGCACGCTCAGGATCATCCATACCAATTTCTCTGTGACGATGCCAAATAGAAAGCACTGAACCCATGGCAATATTAACTCGGCCGTCAGTTTCATAGTACATCTCCTGGCTGAATTTAAGCATATCGATGATAGCCTGATCAACCTCAACTGGCGCAACACCTGCATTGTCGTTGATTGTCTTTATATTGTTTATACCTTCATAATCGTTATAGATATCATAAAGATTGTTGTAAATGATAAGCTGGTCCTTAAGTTGCTGAGCCATCTTGGCGAATTCCTCTTCTGAATCAGCATAACCAACAATCTCTGTCCTTGTATCGAATATATCTAAGAATGTGGCATTATACTTGGTCTTTTCTGTAAGAGCATTGCCCTGACCATCGCCTCCAAACTTCTTTATAAATACTATAAAAGCAATCAATACGACTATTGCTAAACATCCAAATATCTTTTTCTTATCCATATTATACTCACTAACAAAAAAATAGAGGGAGTGTAGTAAATACACTCCCTACATTACAAATTGTAAATTAATTACTGTGCACTTGCAACAGCCTTTGTGATTGCTGTGTTGAAATCAGTAACGTGGATTGTTACAGATGCAGTTAAGTCAGCCTCTGTAGCAACGCCTTCTTCGATTGCAATACCGTTTACTTCATCGATTGTCTTTCCAACTGTGTAATCAGCATATGCCTGAGCCTGCTCATACCATTCCTTACCGATTGCAGAAACGCGCTTCATACCGTAGTCTTCACCAAGTTCATTCTTGCTTAATGTATCTGCTGACTTGTCAGATGTGATAACGCCCTTAGTATCGAAAGAAATCTTAGCCTGAACTACATCAAGACGTGAGCTTGTGATTACTCCCTCACCATTTAATGTAAGAACAGAAATTGTTGTATCAGCTTCAGCTAAACCATCCATATCTGAAGTTGCATCTGCTGAACTAGAAATGCTTGTTGTAAGACCAAGACCAAGCTTGTCTCCTTCTGCTGCACCACCAGCTACTGCTGTGTACATAGCCTCAACAACAGCTGACTGGAAGCTTGTTACGTTGATAGATACAGAAGCTGCAAGATCTTCATCACCAGCTTTTCCTTCTGTGATTGCCATGTCTTTAATATCAGAAGCTGTCTTACCTACTGCCCATGCAGCGAAAGCATCAGCCTGCTCATACCATTCCTTACCAATTGCTGAAGCTGGCTTCATACCATAATCGTCGCCAAGCTCTCTCTTTGAAGGATACTCTGCGTTAAGATCAGATGTAATCTTACCATCTGCACTGAAGCCAATCTTTGTCTGAGCGATATCGATTACGCACTCAACGATTGCACCATTAGAATCAACAGTTACAGCAGCGATTGTTGTATCAGCCTCAGCTGTACCATCAGCACTTGCTGTAGCATCAGTTGAGCTGTTGATTGATACGCTTGTACCAATACCTGTAAGAAGTTCACCTTCTGCAGCTACTGGAGCTTCTCCTGTCCATTTTGATTCTGTTGTCTCAGTTGCCTGAGTCTGCTCTGTTGCAGCCTCATCTGTAGAACCGCAGCCTACAAATAATGATGCTGAAAGAGCACCTGCGCACATAAGTGCTACTAAACTCTTTTTCATCTTTTCATTCCTTTCCTTAATACCTTTTGATGAAATATATATTTGTGGTAAAAACCAACCAAATATCAACGAGGGATTTAATTGTACCATATTTGATTGAGCACTACAATAAAATCTTGTTTAAATTTTAACAAACACCACTTTCCGTAAAGTGTCATTTATTATTTCTAGATATAACAAAGCAGCACTAAGTCCCGCTAAACCTAGTGCTGCTATAGTATTATGGAAGGATATGAAAAAGAAGATTATTATTATTTCTTTAATCTTATGCTGACTACTGAGCAAGCTGGCAGTGTAACCTTCAGTCCATCTGAAGTCTTGCTGTAGTCCTTAAACTCTAGTTCCTTTACAACCTCTGGATTATCAAAGGTGTTGTGATCAGCCATCTTTCCTGTTACATAAACAGCCTCGCATACGTTGTAAGCGCCGCCATCCTTTGTAAGCTGAACATCAACATCCTCTGATGATTCAAGAGAGTTGTTTGTTAGGGTAATAGTAATAACGCCATCTGCATCCTCTGATACAGACTCGAAAATCTTTGGAAGTTCATTCTTGCCAGCGCCTACTGTTCCGCCGTTAAGTAAGTCTGAGCCAAGAAGTGTTGCTCCCTGGTGATGACGATACATCTTGAATACATAATATGTAGGAGTCTTGATCATCTTTTCACCATCTGTAAGCATTACTGACTGAAGCACGTTAATCATTTGAGCGATACATGCCATCTTTACTCTGTCTGAATGCTTGTTAAAGATGTTCAAATTCATACCTGCAACAAGAGCGTCACGCATTGTGTTTTGCTGATATAAGAATCCTGGATTTGTACCTGGCTCAACATCTGTCCAAATACCCCACTCATCAATCATAAGACCGATTTTCTTTTCTGGGTCATATTGATCCATGATTGCACCATGATTGTTAATCAGCTCTTCCATAAAGTAGCTACGCTTCAATGTCTGATAGAATACTTCCTCAGTGAAGTCTGTAGCGCTTCCTTTGACATTCCAATCGTCCTCTGTCTCTGGAAGAGTGTAATAATGAAGAGAAAGACCATCCATGAATCCATGGAATTGTTCTGGTGTGTGGTCAAAGCATGTATTAAGAACTTCCTTTGTCCAATGATAATCATCCACATTAGGGCCACAGCAAATCTTTGCTATTGGCTTGTTTCCATTGTAGTTTCTAACGTATGTCTGATAACGTCTATACTCATCTGCATAGTGCTGAGGTCTCATATTGCCGCCGCAACCCCAGTTTTCATTACCAACTCCAAGATAGTCAACCACCCATGGCTCCTCATGTCCGTTCTCTTTTCTGAGATCAGCCATTGGAGAAACACCGTTGAATGTCATATATTCCACCCATTCGCTCATTTCGCGAACAGTACCAGAACCTAAATTTGCATTGACGTAAGTCTTACAGCCAAGCTGTCTACAAAGCTCGAAGAACTCGTGAGTACCGAAGCTATTATCCTCAACTACTCCACCCCAGTGAGTGTTAATCATCTTCTTGCGCTTTTCCTTTGGACCAATTCCGTCCATCCAGTGATACTCGTCAGCGAAGCAACCGCCTGGCCAACGAAGTACTGGAACCTTCATCTCTTTAAGAGCTTCTACAACGTCTGTACGCATTCCGTTTACATTAGGAATATCGCTATTTTCTCCAACATATAAGCCCTCATAAATACAACGTCCCAAGTGCTCAGAAAAATGTCCATAGATTTCTGGAGCAATGGTGCTCTTCTTGTTTTCGTTATTAATAACTAATTTAGCCACTGGCTATCCTCCATTCCGCCTGTTACACTCACAAGCATTATGAATTCTCCGCTCAGTTATTCTTCGCTTGAGAATTATAATAGCTTGTTAGTTACAGGCTCATCTAAATTTTTTAGCCTTTTACCGCACCTGCAGTCATTCCATCGATAATGTACTTCTGGAAAATAAGGAAGATTATGAAGATTGGTAAAATTCCAAACATTGATCCAGCAATAAGTACATCGTAGTTGTTGCCGTATGGTGTAAGCAATGTATTAAGTCCGATTGGAAGTGTAAACTTCTCTGCTCCCTTGAGTACTAAGAGTGGCCACAGAATTGCATTCCATGAACCCATTGCGCAAAGGATACCCATTGAAGCAAATGCAGGCTTTGCAAGAGGAAGGATGATTCTCACTGAAATGCCATATTCTGAACATCCATCAATTCTTGCTGCATCAAGCAAATCCTTTGGCAGTCCTGATAAGTACTGCTTGAAGAAGAAGATTGTAGATGCGCCGCAGATACCTATGATGATTACACCTGTGTAAGTATCAATAAGCTTTAATGCAATAATTTCCTTGTAAAGTGGAAGCATTAAGATTTCGAAAGGTACCATCATTGTTGCAAGTACGATTGTGAAAAGTAGATTTTTGAATCTGAACTCATACATTGTCAGTCCATATGCAACAAAGTAACAAACTATCAAAGTAAGTGCTACCGAAATAATGGTAATTAATAACGAATTCTTGTACCACATGAAATATTTAATACTGTCAGCATTGCCGCTGAATAAGTATTTGTAGTTATCAAGGTTCATTGTAGAAGGGTTCAAATCAATTGAAAGACCTCTACGAATAAGCTCTGTACCAGGTCTGAATGAAGCAAGTAAACCTGCAAATACAGGGAAAATAATGATTAAACATAGGATTACAAAAAATCCTGTTCCAAGTATTGTGCCTACCGTTCTCTTAGGAGTGCCAGACATTGTCTTTTGCTTTGACATATTAATCCTCTCCCTTCTTGAATGTTCCGTTGAATATAAGCTGAGCAAAGTTGATGATAAGAGCAACGATAAGAAGTACTACACCTACTGCACATGCATAACCCATATCATTCTTCTCAATACCACGCTTGTACAAATATCCAACAATTGTAAGTCCAATATTGTTTGGTGATGAATTTCCTGCCCATAACATGTATGACTCCAGGAACATTGCAAGACCGGCATATACTGAAATTGTAAGTACATAAACTGTTGTTGGCTTAAGAAGAGGAAGTGTTACGAACTTGAACTTCTGCCAACCTGTAGCTCCATCAATATCGGCTGCTTCATATAAAGAGCTGTCGATTGATTTAAGACCTGACAAGAAGTAAAGCATGTTTACACCTGTCCATCTCCAGCAAGCTACGATTAAGAGGGCGAGCATACCTGACCAGCCCATCTTTAACCATTTATATGTTCCAAGGCCTAAAGCCGCTGTAATCATATTCATCTGACCTGTTGTATACTCAGTAAACATCAGGCGGAAAAGTGTACCAGAAATAACAACTGATGTTAATGCTGGCATGTATAAAATTGCCTTCCATACACCCTTTGCCTTTACCAAATGACTATCAAGCAAAACTGCAAAAAGCATAGGGAATGGAATTAATAATACTAATGTAAAGAACATGTATTTCACACTGTTCCATACAGCAATATGAAATACCTTATCCTGTAATAGCTTTGAATAGTTAGCAAACCCAACCCATTCTGATTTAATAGCCCCAATATCCTGAAAGCTCATTGTGAAAGCTGTGATAAGAGGATAAACCCAAAAGAAGAAAAAACTTAATACAAAAGGTAAAACAAAAACGTATGGTGCCACCTTCTGAGAATATAAAAAGTTCTTGATTTTCATAATGCACCTTTCTCCATCTTTTAAAATAGGGCCGCCTAAGCGGCCCTTAGTTATAAATTCCTACTGCTCCATATCAATTGCATCCTGTGCTTCCTGAAGTGCATCATCAATTGAGTAATCTGGATCTTCAAGTACTTCGTTAAGTGTTGTTGTGCAGAAGTACTCATTGATTGTTGGGCTGATAGAAACTACTGAAATCTTTCCAATGTTGTCCATTCCGATTTCAGCTAAAACATCATATGGATAGTTGATGAAGAACTGGTTGTACTGGTTGTTCTCATCATGTGCGAATGCATCATCTGTCCAAAGAGCTGCGTTACAAACGTCAAATCCAAGTGTATCCCAGATGTGCTGCTCGCCTTCTTCTGACATCTTTGCCCAGCAAAGGAACTCTGCTGCAAGATCAATATTCTGAGACTGCTGTGTAACAACTGTACCTGTACCACCAATACCTACAGAACAAATCTGGCCTTCCTCGAATACAGGGCACTTAGCAATGTACCAGTTGCCTGCTTCATCTGGCATGTAGTTTGTGAAACGTGACATATACCACATTGCCTTAGGGAATGAAACGATGTTTCTATCCATAATGTTCTGGAAGCCTGCCTCAAGGTCAACATGTCCGTCTGGAGAAACCTCTGCAAGACCTGACTTTAACCAATCCTGCTGCATTGAAAGCATGTTCTTAACTGAATCAAGCTGAACGTTTGCTGGATTATCGAAACCGCCTGTCCAGTCATCACCGTACTCAGCCATTGCAATCCAGAGCCAGTCAACTCCGCCTGTATCAACTGATGTCCAGTACTTACCTTCCTCAGTAACATTTCCTAAGTACTCTTCACCAAGCGCTGCATAATCATCCCAAGTCTTAACTGCATCAATCTTAGCAATTACTTCATCCTGTGTAAGTCCCATAGCTTCTGACATTGCAGCTACGTTGTAGTACATTACTGTAGCACCTACGTGGTATGGAGCTCCGTAGTAGTTACCATCCTCACCCTGATATGTTTCCATTCTTGATGTAACCATTGTATCAAGGTAATCAGCAGCGTAATCATTTAATGGTACAAGCCACTGATCAAGACCTTCAACTACGTTAGGGAACTGACCAACTTCTACGTCACAGATATCTGGAGCACCTGTGCCAGCCTCAAGAGCTGTAAGAAGCTTTGTGTGCATATCGCCATATGGATATGTTGTACATGTAATTTCGATTGTGTTGTCTGGATGCTGCTTGTTCCACTCCTCAGCCATAACACCGTAGTGCTGACCGTGAAGCTCAACGAATGTCCACATCTCTAAGTGTGTACCATTTGGATCACCAAATGTGTTTGTTACGACCTCAGATTCTGCTGTTTCCTCAGCAGCTTCTTCTTCTGTAGCAGCATCAGGATCTACCCCACCTTCTGAAGCGCCACCGCAACCAGCGAATAAACTAGCTGCCATTGATGTGCAAAGAAGTGCACTAATCAATTTCTTCTTCATTCTTCTCCTCCTTTTGTAAAAAAGAAATGTTGTAATTGTTTCAAGCTTTTATAAATAGTACAATTAACTGAGGCTTGGTAGTTAATCAACATATTTTTCTAAAAGCTCAATAACTATTATGGTTTAATTATAACCTGCCACTTCAGCAAGTCAATGATTATTTTAGTTTTTTCTAAACTATTTTGGATGTTCTTTTAATATTCACAAAAAAGACACGGATGATTTAGCAATTATTAACAAGTTGTTTGTCAATTCAGGCTTTCAAGTGTATATTTTCATTAATAATTTTATCTTTTGCTAAAATAATAGAATTCTAAAGCTCAACTATATTGACACCCATTTTGTTAAATTTTATAATTAAGAGTAATATTTTAAGAAATCATAAAAAGGAGAAACGTTATGATACACATAACTTCCCTGGATGATGGAGTCGAGCTTTTTAAAGCTTTAGGTTCTGATGTTCGTATTCAGATTCTAAACATACTATTAGAAAACGACCGCATGAGCATGAACCAACTTGCTACTCAGCTAAATCTTAGCAACGGCGCTCTCACTGGTCACATTAAAAAGCTTGAAGAATGCGGACTCATCTCCACTTCTAACGAATCTGCCAGTCACGGCAATTCAAAGCTATGCTCAGTAATTCAAGACAAAATAGTCATAGAAATAGAAAAACCACTTGATTTAGCAAACGTATCTACTACAGATATTAAAGTGGGACAGTTTTCAAAATACGATATTTGCCCTACCTGTGGCCTTGCAAACAGTGCATCTGTTATTGGTGAAATCGATGATGCAAGATACTTTGCTCATCCAGATCACTTCAACGCAGATATCCTGTGGTTCACAAAAGGCTACGTAGAGTACGCTTTGCCAAATCTCGTTCCTAGCAACAACAATATCACTCAGATTTCCATCTCATTTGAGATTTCATCTGAAGCTCCTGGTATTGATAACAATTGGCCAAGTGATATCTCTTTTTCAATCAACGATCAAAAGGTTGGTATGTGGACTAGCCCTGGAGATTTCGGTGGTGAAATACTTGGAATGTTTACACCTGACTGGTGGCCACCAAACTGGAATCAGTATGGCCTTTTAAAGCTTCTTGTAGTAAATAAGTTTGGTACATATATCGATGGTCTTCAGATTTCAGATGTTACTATAGACGATTTGAAGCTCAAACCTGGACAGCCACTTGATTTCCGCATCGCCGTTGAAGACGACGCAGAACACATTGGTGGTGTCACACTGTTTGGTAAGACATTTGGTAACTATGGTCAGGATATCAGAGTATCCATCAACTATAGCCCTATCAATTAAATATCTACCACGATTTACGTGGACAATGGGCAGCCTTCATGGCTGCCCTTAATTCTACATAGCATCCACAGGACATGCATGTACCTGCATTTAGCTGGACGCAATTTTTACAGAGGGCCAGGCGGCGCTCATATTCATCATCGTCCACCTGGTCCTGTGCTTTAAGTTCATTTTTGTATTTTTCAATCATTTCAGCATCTGCTCTTGTCATATCTCTAAGCAGACATCTTGCACAAACTCTGTTTTCAATCATAATTAAACACTGGTCTTCCATCCTGCCAATCAAACTTCATAAGCATTGCATGGCGATTTGGATTGTAAAGTGGGTCTCCCACAATCTCTGTTTCTGTTCTAGCGTGATAAACCAGGATATCATTGCCCTCTTCATCTACTGTAAATGAATTGTGACCTGGTCCATATACCACATGCTCTGGCGATGAAGCAAGAACTGGATAACGCTCCTTCTTCCAAGATAATGGATCAAGCAAATCACTATCTGCATCTGCTGTCAGCATACCCATGCAATAGTTAATACCTGTATCACTTGCAGAGTAAGTAACGAAAATCTTGCCGTTGCGCTGAAGTACTGCAGGGCCTTCATTTACCCAATAGCCATGACGTTCCCAGTCATAGTCAGGTGTAGTAAGAAGTACCTGTTCTGTTTCTAACGTATATCCGTTTTTCATTCTGGCAATATAAAGGTTAGAAATCTGCTTGCCTACGCTAACTTTCTCTGCCCAAATATAATACCATTTTCCATCATTTTCGAATACTGTTGCATCCAGAGAAAATGCCTCAAATGAAAACTCATCACTATCAGCTCTTGTCATTTTGCCCTTTTCAATCCACTCGTCATGAATAGGGTCATCTCCCTGACACTCAAGGACATATGGACGAATCTTCCAAATATCCTCTACCTCTCCACCTGCATAGTAAATGTACCATTTACCAAAAAGATAATGTAGTTCAGGAGCCCAAATGTGCTTAGACATTGGGCCACTTTCATGCTTATGCCAAATTTCCACTTCCCCAGCGACCCTAAGGCCCTCCAATGTGTCGCTTACACGCAACACAATTTTATCGTATTCAGGCACAGAGGCAGTAAAGTAATACTTGCCATCTGTGTGTCTGTATACATATGGATCTGCTCTCTGCAAAATCCATGGTTTGTTATATTCAAAATTTTTGTCCATTTTCACTCTCCGCCTAAACCTTATTAATATTTTACTCCCCAGACACTCTCATTACTTCCAACAGCTGAGAATGTCATGCATTCTGTGCCAGCTTCATCCTGCATCTTGCAGAATACGCCACTATAATCTTTTCCATCTATTGTGATGTTCATATAGTAGGTGCCATCAGTCATAGTCCATGTACCAGATACTTCTTTGCCCTCGCATGTGCCATCAGAATTAAGATATATGATTATCGGATTTGCGATATCACTAGAAATATCTGTACCCTGATTAATGAAATAGTATCTTCCCTCTACCTCATCCATGCTATAACCGGTTTCAGAAACAGTCTCACCCTGAGT
It contains:
- a CDS encoding ArsR/SmtB family transcription factor — protein: MIHITSLDDGVELFKALGSDVRIQILNILLENDRMSMNQLATQLNLSNGALTGHIKKLEECGLISTSNESASHGNSKLCSVIQDKIVIEIEKPLDLANVSTTDIKVGQFSKYDICPTCGLANSASVIGEIDDARYFAHPDHFNADILWFTKGYVEYALPNLVPSNNNITQISISFEISSEAPGIDNNWPSDISFSINDQKVGMWTSPGDFGGEILGMFTPDWWPPNWNQYGLLKLLVVNKFGTYIDGLQISDVTIDDLKLKPGQPLDFRIAVEDDAEHIGGVTLFGKTFGNYGQDIRVSINYSPIN
- a CDS encoding DUF6171 family protein; its protein translation is MIENRVCARCLLRDMTRADAEMIEKYKNELKAQDQVDDDEYERRLALCKNCVQLNAGTCMSCGCYVELRAAMKAAHCPRKSW
- a CDS encoding family 43 glycosylhydrolase yields the protein MDKNFEYNKPWILQRADPYVYRHTDGKYYFTASVPEYDKIVLRVSDTLEGLRVAGEVEIWHKHESGPMSKHIWAPELHYLFGKWYIYYAGGEVEDIWKIRPYVLECQGDDPIHDEWIEKGKMTRADSDEFSFEAFSLDATVFENDGKWYYIWAEKVSVGKQISNLYIARMKNGYTLETEQVLLTTPDYDWERHGYWVNEGPAVLQRNGKIFVTYSASDTGINYCMGMLTADADSDLLDPLSWKKERYPVLASSPEHVVYGPGHNSFTVDEEGNDILVYHARTETEIVGDPLYNPNRHAMLMKFDWQDGRPVFNYD